The Styela clava chromosome 10, kaStyClav1.hap1.2, whole genome shotgun sequence genome window below encodes:
- the LOC120338437 gene encoding uncharacterized protein LOC120338437 isoform X1, translating into MADRILAAMDYLDAYTKIVPHHAKQRALGDIDGKYSVVDPLLEISYYPSIKNDVSLAGVKKINPSNGKSPEEIVEEDRERMIQSAERAKSAPSPFKDQPVASTGRPMTSSSWATGSFGTRDDDKRIHHSLLTSASRASIKRLSFTSPAVNVGPADVRDEIMDEIVSKPLVFQRNNFKSQSAPPGGRYAPGILKSAGTRSTRWLSSPKRARTSYRRQRNGTKLWEKSPGPFMTVKVSGTDLWVISNSTPTSYFDNNQDDGLRETSGANGTKVPKWEDTAEAVPKPEQTSPPRHERLLGAPAQFAPTIQWLRYDPSGPARKPPVLTPFKESLSNGHHGKYYNVESSLSGKVSQHLNASPGVRIARNGTVLSHSLKFESSDGSERESDKESVSDDSDIDITSIIPAKLAAKIKKHYVTPENEKEESEDEELSESEKDETKKEDSDEVVENGVNEISEDEKEEVEKSDASFDESEKMSEISSISEDENEREEARDEAKPMLTKDNLALLTKLSKHDLSNPILDGSNESATSFETLETYELDEVMEQNGEHFESPRIDNAEQDDVWRILENGTPNFWITKSKQQKMAILKRMRRQRKSEQLPSGRESLQSGKTKEDYQEVILPLCWADELNKSNSKILQVKASSGVTAEQNENTSLPVVFHKVIRYDVLPTATTSSPLRSAVSSSKNRSTSATSHNGGISFGIKPSKGYRAPVSTPRSNRSVRTKSASTVSSASASSTRGHSAPHSIVNGTEIVRQSIDLADLLRVTPDSLPAKMAQVSTRSHSVKKEHVTIVHEDHNENESLPSKSTTHRTENTKDLVDSNNVHMEQDDKFHLGPKEKLDNRITAPVGTINLSGINSDYTTSGTPTFSSQRRTDVKSSSNFTTPQNTPKTPMLHHSVVLTPRNSARAAQHGAKRLPDMEEEMPNGGDSAQDDIPLSTKRVSLSGQEQQNVITPRTAFMSRTRGGFSSVPLSQSRLKSGSLRGSASHFLPSHNGMNTQSNAKPMKAYPNMQTGIINGTTDISTVQIGQNILTGHAMKTADFIQITQSLHISNRSGGQGDVPGVTGNKMYDSYMRELAAHNATEYEERGDAKSMILGRSLGGTSGKSSGFSLPRSVKKNLSGYRSQQHSQAPNITPFTPQAGRRSGLTMVPQDAKILQHHSHVPQKIGPFGLGVKGDQVRLNIDKNIHNIYRDLGLLKSANEITKTEDHISSPGRSHLSSAKSRTTVKEESVISIPTASEASAAKASLTASKYMLPDQSDKIALTKRPSSSNPSVIVQDSGTQWSGRTVKFGEIESRASPTTDQSAEDHSKRNSLTEDLAKPPCNGQSIEHTDSHPKTPVSISSEEPKTDTDAVKIPVKEVTSSENNDSARGESRSPTSDRSLARAISRTSDAVSASESNFSVQSIQPAPIERSASETLLDRLAELGDRDGETSDVTEDEADDVDVKGVTRVTVNMPVKTDNVS; encoded by the exons GTCTGCTCCGTCTCCATTCAAAGATCAACCAGTGGCATCTACAGGACGACCGATGACGTCATCATCGTGGGCGACGGGTTCGTTCGGAACTAGGGATGACGACAAGCGAATTCACCACTCCTTGTTAACGTCTGCGTCTCGCGCTTCTATAAAACGATTATCTTTCACGTCCCCTGCAGTAAACGTTGGCCCGGCAGACGTCAGAGATGAAATAATGGATGAAATTGTTAGCAAGCCTTTGGTTTTTCAAAGAAATAATTTCAAG TCACAAAGCGCACCGCCTGGTGGACGATATGCTCCAGGTATACTGAAAAGCGCGGGAACAAGAAGTACAAGATGGTTGTCATCTCCAAAACGGGCGAGAACGTCATATAGGAGACAAAGAAACGGTACAAAACTTTGGGAGAAGAGTCCTGGACCTTTTATGACAGTAAAG GTTTCTGGTACCGACCTTTGGGTTATTTCAAATTCAACTCCAACCTCCTATTTTGATAACAATCAAGACGATGGATTACGAGAAACATCGGGTGCAAATGGCACAAAAGTTCCCAAATGGGAAGACACTGCAGAAGCTGTACCAAAACCAGAACAAACCTCCCCTCCAAG gcATGAACGTTTACTCGGAGCTCCTGCACAATTTGCACCTACGATACAATGGCTACGGTATGATCCAAGTGGCCCGGCGAGAAAACCTCCCGTCCTAACTCCTTTCAAAG AATCATTGTCAAACGGACATCATGGAAAATATTACAACGTAGAGAGTTCTTTAAGTGGAAAAGTATCGCAACATCTTAATGCAAGTCCGGGTGTTAGAATTGCTCGGAATGGAACAGTACTGTCACATAGTTTAAAG TTCGAAAGCTCCGATGGATCAGAACGTGAATCGGACAAAGAATCAGTCAGTGACGACAGCGACATAGACATTACATCCATAATCCCGGCCAAACTCGCTGCAAAAATAAAGAAGCATTACGTGACACCAGAAAACGAGAAAGAAGAAtcagaagatgaagaattaagTGAATCTGAAAAAGATGAGACGAAAAAAGAAGATTCAGATGAAGTTGTTGAAAATGGAGTAAACGAAATTTCGGAAGACGAAAA GGAAGAAGTAGAGAAGTCTGATGCGAGTTTTGATGAATCAGAAAAAATGTCAGAAATATCGTCAATTTCAGAAGATGAAAATGAAAGGGAAGAAGCCAGAGATGAAGCCAAACCTATGCTTACAAAAGACAACTTGGCACTTCTGACTAAACTTTCAAAACATGATTTATCTAATCCAATATTAGATGGCTCCAACGAGTCGGCGACATCATTTGAAACTCTGGAAACTTATGAACTTGATGAAGTCATGGAGCAAAATGGGGAACATTTTGAATCACCTAGAATTGACAATGCCGAACAAGACGACGTTTGGCGTATTTTAGAAAATGGAACTCCTAATTTTTGGATAACTAAATCAAAGCAACAAAAAATGGCGATTCTCAAACGTATGAGACGACAGAGAAAGTCAGAGCAACTTCCATCAGGCAGAGAATCTCTTCAAAGTGGTAAAACGAAAGAGGATTACCAAGAAGTAATTCTTCCACTTTGTTGGGCCGATGAACTCAACAAATCAAATTCCAAGATTCTACAAGTCAAAGCAAGCTCTGGTGTGACAGCTGAACAG AATGAAAACACTTCACTTCCGGTAGTGTTTCACAAGGTCATTCGATACGATGTACTACCAACCGCGACGACATCGTCACCTTTGAGGTCAGCTGTTTCATCGTCCAAGAACAGGTCAACGTCCGCAACTTCACATAATGGAGGCATATCGTTTGGAATTAAGCCATCCAAAGGCTACCGTGCACCAGTCTCAACGCCTCGATCAAACAG ATCCGTCCGAACAAAATCAGCAAGCACCGTGTCGTCAGCATCTGCATCAAGCACTCGCGGACACAGCGCCCCACACTCCATCGTCAACGGGACAGAAATCGTTCGACAAAGCATCGATCTCGCGGACTTGCTACGTGTCACACCAGACTCGCTTCCCGCCAAAATGGCACAAGTGTCAACTCGTTCACACTCAGTGAAGAAGGAACACGTCACAATCG TGCACGAAGATCATAATGAAAACGAAAGTTTGCCATCTAAATCCACAACTCATAGAACAGAGAACACAAAAGATTTGGTTGATTCCAATAATGTTCATATGGAACAAGATGATAAATTTCACCTCGGTCCAAAAGAAAAGTTAGACAATAG AATTACCGCCCCAGTGGGTACAATAAACCTGTCTGGAATTAACTCTGATTACACAACCAGTGGAACACCAACATTTTCATCCCAG aGACGCACAGACGTAAAATCCTCATCTAATTTCACTACACCACAAAACACGCCGAAGACTCCAATGCTTCATCATTCAGTTGTACTCACTCCTAGGAACTCTGCAAGGGCCGCGCAGCACGGAGCAAAACGCCTGCCTGACATGGAAGAGGAAATGCCAAATGGAGGGGATTCAGCACAAGATGACATTCCTTTGAGTACAAAACGAGTCTCTCTCTCCGGACAAGAACAGCAAAACG TGATTACGCCAAGAACGGCATTTATGAGTCGAACGAGAGGAGGCTTTTCGTCTGTACCTTTATCTCAAAGTCGGTTGAAATCTGGCTCACTCCGGGGATCTGCAAGTCATTTCTTACCCTCGCACAACGGGATGAACACCCAAAGTAATGCAAAGCCTATGAAGGCATATCCAAACATGCAAACTGGAATAATAAATGGAACCACCGACATATCTACAGTACAGATAGGACAGAACATTTTAACAGGTCACGCTATGAAAACAGCCGACTTTATTCAAATCACACAATCTTTACATATATCAAATCGTTCTGGGGGTCAAGGAGATGTTCCAGGTGTGACAGGTAACAAAATGTATGACAGTTACATGCGAGAATTAGCGGCGCACAACGCCACCGAATACGAGGAAAGAGGCGATGCCAAAAGTATGATACTTGGTCGTAGCTTGGGTGGTACATCTGGCAAATCATCCGGATTTTCCCTACCGCGTTCGGTGAAGAAGAATCTATCTGGGTATCGTTCACAACAACATAGTCAAGCACCGAATATAACACCGTTCACTCCTCAAGCAGGTCGACGATCTGGTCTGACGATGGTACCACAGGATGCGAAGATATTACAACATCATTCTCATGTTCCACAAAAAATAGGACCCTTTGGATTAGGTGTGAAAGGTGATCAAGTACGTCTCaacattgataaaaatattcacaacaTTTACAGAGATTTAGGTTTACTGAAGAGTGCTAATGAGATAACAAAAACGGAAGACCATATTAGTAGTCCAGGGAGATCGCATCTATCTTCAGCTAAGTCACGAACCACTGTGAAAGAAGAGTCTGTCATCAGCATTCCAACTGCATCAGAGGCGTCCGCTGCGAAAGCTTCTTTGACCGCGTCGAAGTACATGTTGCCAGATCAAAGTGATAAAATTGCCCTCACAAAGCGCCCATCGTCTTCCAATCCTTCAGTTATCGTACAAGATTCCGGAACGCAGTGGAGCGGAAGAACAGTGAAATTTG GTGAGATCGAAAGTCGAGCTAGCCCAACAACAGATCAGAGCGCTGAAGATCATTCTAAAAGAAATTCTCTAACAGAAGACCTTGCGAAACCGCCTTGTAACGGACAGTCTATTGAGCACACCGATTCTCATCCAAAAACACCCGTAAGCATTTCTTCTGAAGAACCTAAAACGGATACTGACGCCGTCAAAATTCCAGTGAAAGAAGTTACGTCCTCCGAAAACAACGATTCGGCCCGTGGTGAATCGCGTTCGCCCACAAGTGACCGTTCCTTGGCCAGGGCAATTTCGCGCACAAGTGACGCGGTTAGTGCTTCAGAGAGCAACTTTAGTGTGCAGTCCATTCAGCCAGCGCCGATCGAAAGAAGTGCATCTGAAACCTTGCTAGATCGTTTAGCAGAACTTGGCGACAGAGATGGTGAAACAAGTGACGTCACTGAGGATGAAGCAGATGACGTTGACGTTAAAGGGGTTACAAGGGTAACTGTAAATATGCCTGTTAAAACAGACAACGTCTCGTGA
- the LOC120338437 gene encoding uncharacterized protein LOC120338437 isoform X2 produces the protein MTSSSWATGSFGTRDDDKRIHHSLLTSASRASIKRLSFTSPAVNVGPADVRDEIMDEIVSKPLVFQRNNFKSQSAPPGGRYAPGILKSAGTRSTRWLSSPKRARTSYRRQRNGTKLWEKSPGPFMTVKVSGTDLWVISNSTPTSYFDNNQDDGLRETSGANGTKVPKWEDTAEAVPKPEQTSPPRHERLLGAPAQFAPTIQWLRYDPSGPARKPPVLTPFKESLSNGHHGKYYNVESSLSGKVSQHLNASPGVRIARNGTVLSHSLKFESSDGSERESDKESVSDDSDIDITSIIPAKLAAKIKKHYVTPENEKEESEDEELSESEKDETKKEDSDEVVENGVNEISEDEKEEVEKSDASFDESEKMSEISSISEDENEREEARDEAKPMLTKDNLALLTKLSKHDLSNPILDGSNESATSFETLETYELDEVMEQNGEHFESPRIDNAEQDDVWRILENGTPNFWITKSKQQKMAILKRMRRQRKSEQLPSGRESLQSGKTKEDYQEVILPLCWADELNKSNSKILQVKASSGVTAEQNENTSLPVVFHKVIRYDVLPTATTSSPLRSAVSSSKNRSTSATSHNGGISFGIKPSKGYRAPVSTPRSNRSVRTKSASTVSSASASSTRGHSAPHSIVNGTEIVRQSIDLADLLRVTPDSLPAKMAQVSTRSHSVKKEHVTIVHEDHNENESLPSKSTTHRTENTKDLVDSNNVHMEQDDKFHLGPKEKLDNRITAPVGTINLSGINSDYTTSGTPTFSSQRRTDVKSSSNFTTPQNTPKTPMLHHSVVLTPRNSARAAQHGAKRLPDMEEEMPNGGDSAQDDIPLSTKRVSLSGQEQQNVITPRTAFMSRTRGGFSSVPLSQSRLKSGSLRGSASHFLPSHNGMNTQSNAKPMKAYPNMQTGIINGTTDISTVQIGQNILTGHAMKTADFIQITQSLHISNRSGGQGDVPGVTGNKMYDSYMRELAAHNATEYEERGDAKSMILGRSLGGTSGKSSGFSLPRSVKKNLSGYRSQQHSQAPNITPFTPQAGRRSGLTMVPQDAKILQHHSHVPQKIGPFGLGVKGDQVRLNIDKNIHNIYRDLGLLKSANEITKTEDHISSPGRSHLSSAKSRTTVKEESVISIPTASEASAAKASLTASKYMLPDQSDKIALTKRPSSSNPSVIVQDSGTQWSGRTVKFGEIESRASPTTDQSAEDHSKRNSLTEDLAKPPCNGQSIEHTDSHPKTPVSISSEEPKTDTDAVKIPVKEVTSSENNDSARGESRSPTSDRSLARAISRTSDAVSASESNFSVQSIQPAPIERSASETLLDRLAELGDRDGETSDVTEDEADDVDVKGVTRVTVNMPVKTDNVS, from the exons ATGACGTCATCATCGTGGGCGACGGGTTCGTTCGGAACTAGGGATGACGACAAGCGAATTCACCACTCCTTGTTAACGTCTGCGTCTCGCGCTTCTATAAAACGATTATCTTTCACGTCCCCTGCAGTAAACGTTGGCCCGGCAGACGTCAGAGATGAAATAATGGATGAAATTGTTAGCAAGCCTTTGGTTTTTCAAAGAAATAATTTCAAG TCACAAAGCGCACCGCCTGGTGGACGATATGCTCCAGGTATACTGAAAAGCGCGGGAACAAGAAGTACAAGATGGTTGTCATCTCCAAAACGGGCGAGAACGTCATATAGGAGACAAAGAAACGGTACAAAACTTTGGGAGAAGAGTCCTGGACCTTTTATGACAGTAAAG GTTTCTGGTACCGACCTTTGGGTTATTTCAAATTCAACTCCAACCTCCTATTTTGATAACAATCAAGACGATGGATTACGAGAAACATCGGGTGCAAATGGCACAAAAGTTCCCAAATGGGAAGACACTGCAGAAGCTGTACCAAAACCAGAACAAACCTCCCCTCCAAG gcATGAACGTTTACTCGGAGCTCCTGCACAATTTGCACCTACGATACAATGGCTACGGTATGATCCAAGTGGCCCGGCGAGAAAACCTCCCGTCCTAACTCCTTTCAAAG AATCATTGTCAAACGGACATCATGGAAAATATTACAACGTAGAGAGTTCTTTAAGTGGAAAAGTATCGCAACATCTTAATGCAAGTCCGGGTGTTAGAATTGCTCGGAATGGAACAGTACTGTCACATAGTTTAAAG TTCGAAAGCTCCGATGGATCAGAACGTGAATCGGACAAAGAATCAGTCAGTGACGACAGCGACATAGACATTACATCCATAATCCCGGCCAAACTCGCTGCAAAAATAAAGAAGCATTACGTGACACCAGAAAACGAGAAAGAAGAAtcagaagatgaagaattaagTGAATCTGAAAAAGATGAGACGAAAAAAGAAGATTCAGATGAAGTTGTTGAAAATGGAGTAAACGAAATTTCGGAAGACGAAAA GGAAGAAGTAGAGAAGTCTGATGCGAGTTTTGATGAATCAGAAAAAATGTCAGAAATATCGTCAATTTCAGAAGATGAAAATGAAAGGGAAGAAGCCAGAGATGAAGCCAAACCTATGCTTACAAAAGACAACTTGGCACTTCTGACTAAACTTTCAAAACATGATTTATCTAATCCAATATTAGATGGCTCCAACGAGTCGGCGACATCATTTGAAACTCTGGAAACTTATGAACTTGATGAAGTCATGGAGCAAAATGGGGAACATTTTGAATCACCTAGAATTGACAATGCCGAACAAGACGACGTTTGGCGTATTTTAGAAAATGGAACTCCTAATTTTTGGATAACTAAATCAAAGCAACAAAAAATGGCGATTCTCAAACGTATGAGACGACAGAGAAAGTCAGAGCAACTTCCATCAGGCAGAGAATCTCTTCAAAGTGGTAAAACGAAAGAGGATTACCAAGAAGTAATTCTTCCACTTTGTTGGGCCGATGAACTCAACAAATCAAATTCCAAGATTCTACAAGTCAAAGCAAGCTCTGGTGTGACAGCTGAACAG AATGAAAACACTTCACTTCCGGTAGTGTTTCACAAGGTCATTCGATACGATGTACTACCAACCGCGACGACATCGTCACCTTTGAGGTCAGCTGTTTCATCGTCCAAGAACAGGTCAACGTCCGCAACTTCACATAATGGAGGCATATCGTTTGGAATTAAGCCATCCAAAGGCTACCGTGCACCAGTCTCAACGCCTCGATCAAACAG ATCCGTCCGAACAAAATCAGCAAGCACCGTGTCGTCAGCATCTGCATCAAGCACTCGCGGACACAGCGCCCCACACTCCATCGTCAACGGGACAGAAATCGTTCGACAAAGCATCGATCTCGCGGACTTGCTACGTGTCACACCAGACTCGCTTCCCGCCAAAATGGCACAAGTGTCAACTCGTTCACACTCAGTGAAGAAGGAACACGTCACAATCG TGCACGAAGATCATAATGAAAACGAAAGTTTGCCATCTAAATCCACAACTCATAGAACAGAGAACACAAAAGATTTGGTTGATTCCAATAATGTTCATATGGAACAAGATGATAAATTTCACCTCGGTCCAAAAGAAAAGTTAGACAATAG AATTACCGCCCCAGTGGGTACAATAAACCTGTCTGGAATTAACTCTGATTACACAACCAGTGGAACACCAACATTTTCATCCCAG aGACGCACAGACGTAAAATCCTCATCTAATTTCACTACACCACAAAACACGCCGAAGACTCCAATGCTTCATCATTCAGTTGTACTCACTCCTAGGAACTCTGCAAGGGCCGCGCAGCACGGAGCAAAACGCCTGCCTGACATGGAAGAGGAAATGCCAAATGGAGGGGATTCAGCACAAGATGACATTCCTTTGAGTACAAAACGAGTCTCTCTCTCCGGACAAGAACAGCAAAACG TGATTACGCCAAGAACGGCATTTATGAGTCGAACGAGAGGAGGCTTTTCGTCTGTACCTTTATCTCAAAGTCGGTTGAAATCTGGCTCACTCCGGGGATCTGCAAGTCATTTCTTACCCTCGCACAACGGGATGAACACCCAAAGTAATGCAAAGCCTATGAAGGCATATCCAAACATGCAAACTGGAATAATAAATGGAACCACCGACATATCTACAGTACAGATAGGACAGAACATTTTAACAGGTCACGCTATGAAAACAGCCGACTTTATTCAAATCACACAATCTTTACATATATCAAATCGTTCTGGGGGTCAAGGAGATGTTCCAGGTGTGACAGGTAACAAAATGTATGACAGTTACATGCGAGAATTAGCGGCGCACAACGCCACCGAATACGAGGAAAGAGGCGATGCCAAAAGTATGATACTTGGTCGTAGCTTGGGTGGTACATCTGGCAAATCATCCGGATTTTCCCTACCGCGTTCGGTGAAGAAGAATCTATCTGGGTATCGTTCACAACAACATAGTCAAGCACCGAATATAACACCGTTCACTCCTCAAGCAGGTCGACGATCTGGTCTGACGATGGTACCACAGGATGCGAAGATATTACAACATCATTCTCATGTTCCACAAAAAATAGGACCCTTTGGATTAGGTGTGAAAGGTGATCAAGTACGTCTCaacattgataaaaatattcacaacaTTTACAGAGATTTAGGTTTACTGAAGAGTGCTAATGAGATAACAAAAACGGAAGACCATATTAGTAGTCCAGGGAGATCGCATCTATCTTCAGCTAAGTCACGAACCACTGTGAAAGAAGAGTCTGTCATCAGCATTCCAACTGCATCAGAGGCGTCCGCTGCGAAAGCTTCTTTGACCGCGTCGAAGTACATGTTGCCAGATCAAAGTGATAAAATTGCCCTCACAAAGCGCCCATCGTCTTCCAATCCTTCAGTTATCGTACAAGATTCCGGAACGCAGTGGAGCGGAAGAACAGTGAAATTTG GTGAGATCGAAAGTCGAGCTAGCCCAACAACAGATCAGAGCGCTGAAGATCATTCTAAAAGAAATTCTCTAACAGAAGACCTTGCGAAACCGCCTTGTAACGGACAGTCTATTGAGCACACCGATTCTCATCCAAAAACACCCGTAAGCATTTCTTCTGAAGAACCTAAAACGGATACTGACGCCGTCAAAATTCCAGTGAAAGAAGTTACGTCCTCCGAAAACAACGATTCGGCCCGTGGTGAATCGCGTTCGCCCACAAGTGACCGTTCCTTGGCCAGGGCAATTTCGCGCACAAGTGACGCGGTTAGTGCTTCAGAGAGCAACTTTAGTGTGCAGTCCATTCAGCCAGCGCCGATCGAAAGAAGTGCATCTGAAACCTTGCTAGATCGTTTAGCAGAACTTGGCGACAGAGATGGTGAAACAAGTGACGTCACTGAGGATGAAGCAGATGACGTTGACGTTAAAGGGGTTACAAGGGTAACTGTAAATATGCCTGTTAAAACAGACAACGTCTCGTGA